One window from the genome of Diabrotica virgifera virgifera chromosome 6, PGI_DIABVI_V3a encodes:
- the LOC114338672 gene encoding facilitated trehalose transporter Tret1, with amino-acid sequence MANKIEGSIFSGTLTQLLASVSGSLFAISDGMTYGWTAPMLPYLVSKESHIKTTKSEVEWLETILMVGSFCGLPTTIYLVDKIGRRKSLLLAAATSLIGWIVIALANNMIYLYITRFIFGIIGNMSFVSMPMYIAEIAESKIRGFLASIVYLQMLVGFVIVYSVGPYLPFYTTPIVAGVVLVSELLIFWWMPESPYYLLFKNKSEEARQSLQYFRPGRDVALELREITKAIDRQKTEKGRFQDIILVKSNRKAMLIMTVLNAGQHIVAISVILMNLHDILNSAGSIYMDSAHAGILFSVIMLISANTASLQVDKYGRKALLLVSTTLTSFCLLAIAIYFHLKLTNYDVKSVSWIPIASVMVYACTFKIGLGIVPIVITSEIFPAKMKAIGMTIADAMYVIGAVISVQLYIWLEHSYGMHVPFYVFSVGSFLVTLFILYYIPETKGKTLEEIQMLLKGEKYIPSSKSDPLLSAQI; translated from the coding sequence gTTCATTATTTGCAATATCTGATGGAATGACTTATGGATGGACGGCGCCTATGTTGCCATATCTTGTAAGCAAAGAAAGTCACATAAAAACCACAAAATCAGAGGTAGAATGGCTAGAAACTATACTAATGGTGGGCTCATTTTGCGGTTTACCAACTACTATTTATTTAGTCGACAAAATAGGAAGACGAAAATCACTACTATTGGCTGCAGCTACATCCCTGATTGGTTGGATAGTTATAGCCTTGGCTAATaatatgatttatttatatattactCGTTTTATTTTCGGTATTATTGGAAATATGTCATTTGTTAGTATGCCGATGTATATAGCGGAAATAGCTGAAAGTAAAATAAGAGGCTTTTTAGCATCAATTGTATACCTTCAAATGCTAGTTGGATTTGTAATAGTTTACAGTGTTGGACCATATTTGCCGTTTTATACGACCCCAATTGTGGCAGGAGTAGTATTAGTATCCGAATTGTTAATATTTTGGTGGATGCCGGAGAGTCCATATTAtctactttttaaaaataaatctgAAGAAGCTAGACAGTCTTTACAgtattttagaccagggagagatGTCGCATTGGAACTAAGAGAAATAACCAAAGCCATCGAtagacaaaaaacagaaaaaggacgGTTTCAAGACATAATTTTAGTTAAAAGCAATCGAAAGGCCATGCTTATAATGACTGTTTTAAACGCAGGACAGCATATTGTTGCCATCAGCGTAATACTAATGAATTTGCATGATATTCTAAATTCAGCTGGTTCAATTTATATGGATTCTGCTCATGCTGGAATTTTATTTTCTGTGATAATGCTTATATCTGCTAACACAGCTTCTCTACAAGTTGACAAGTACGGAAGAAAAGCTTTGTTATTAGTATCAACGACACTTACATCTTTTTGTTTGCTAGCAATTGCAATTTACTTTCACCTGAAGTTAACAAATTATGATGTTAAAAGCGTCAGTTGGATACCAATTGCTTCTGTAATGGTATACGCTTGTACCTTTAAGATAGGTTTAGGAATAGTACCCATTGTAATAACCTCGGAAATATTTCCTGCCAAAATGAAGGCAATAGGAATGACCATTGCCGACGCTATGTACGTTATAGGAGCTGTAATTAGTGTTCAATTATATATTTGGCTCGAACATTCCTATGGAATGCACGTACCATTTTACGTGTTTAGTGTAGGAAGTTTTCTcgttactttatttattttatattacatTCCTGAAACCAAGGGAAAAACGTTGGAGGAGATACAGATGTTATTAAAGGGCGAGAAATATATCCCTTCCAGTAAAAGTGATCCACTACTTAGCGCTCAAATATGA